The proteins below are encoded in one region of Salmo salar chromosome ssa02, Ssal_v3.1, whole genome shotgun sequence:
- the LOC106595807 gene encoding eukaryotic translation initiation factor 2-alpha kinase 3 isoform X2 translates to MWKLNDEASCGGKLIKCQSDYQDISIRLTESSRFSNDFKLLSVLGAGGFGCVTKAQHKLDGKTYAVKIVKNMGEANREVKALATLEHSSIVRYYTTWPEDANWVDGGYSTESSVWSEISEDSDNYSDQGDGSTHVTKQSDLDLSETASEDQANHSMTDSSSRNGDWPCLFIQMQFCDGGTLKDWISKNTGRRKAMALEIFQQIVCGVEYIHSKELIHRDLKPENILFGSDGMVKIGDFGLVTTITTPSGASMYRTVNKGTPLYMSPEQTGGKYDEKTDIFSLGLIWFELLWYMSTVSEKIKVFESLQTRTFPCAFREKFIFEHKLISKMLSESPANRQNAKEIAALLLGNQTGIPQNCMKCCRVVA, encoded by the exons TGATTATCAAGATATTTCCATCAGACTGACTGAAAGCTCCAG GTTTTCCAATGATTTCAAATTATTGAGTGTTCTGGGTGCAGGAGGCTTTGGGTGTGTCACTAAAGCCCAACACAAATTGGATGGAAAAACGTACGCTGTGAAGATTGTGAAGAATATGGG AGAAGCAAATCGTGAAGTGAAAGCACTGGCTACCTTGGAACATTCTAGCATTGTTCGCTACTATACGACTTGGCCTGAGGATGCCAATTGGGTCGATGGAGGCTACAGCACAGA GTCGTCAGTCTGGTCTGAAATCTCAGAAGACTCTGACAATTATTCAGACCAGGGAGATGGATCTACACATGTAACAAAGCAATCCGATTTAGACCTGTCTGAAACAGCCAGCGAAGATCAAGCAAACCACTCAATGACCGATTCCAGCTCAAG AAATGGGGACTGGCCTTGTTTGTTCATTCAGATGCAGTTCTGTGACGGAGGGACGCTGAAGGACTGGATTAGCAAGAATACGGGTAGAAGGAAGGCCATGGCACTTGAAATATTTCAGCAAATAGTTTGTGGAGTGGAATACATCCACTCTAAAGAACTTATTCACAGAGACTTAAAG CCAGAGAACATATTGTTTGGAAGTGATGGCATGGTGAAGATTGGAGACTTTGGTCTTGTGACCACGATCACCACTCCGAGTGGAGCATCAATGTACAGGACTGTCAACAAAGGAACACCATTATACATGAGCCCTGAGCAG ACTGGGGGGAAATATGATGAGAAAACGGATATATTCTCTCTGGGACTGATATGGTTTGAACTCCTGTGGTACATGTCCACTGTCTCAGAGAAGATCAAG GTGTTCGAGAGCCTGCAGACAAGGACATTTCCTTGTGCCTTCCGTGAGAAGTTTATCTTCGAG CATAAACTCATCAGTAAAATGCTGTCAGAGTCGCCTGCAAACCGACAAAACGCCAAAGAGATTGCTGCGCTCCTGCTCGGAAACCAAACTGGAATACCACAGAACTGTATGAAATGTTGTAGGGTAGTGGCTTGA
- the LOC106595807 gene encoding eukaryotic translation initiation factor 2-alpha kinase 3 isoform X1, whose protein sequence is MWKLNDEASCGGKLIKCQSDYQDISIRLTESSRFSNDFKLLSVLGAGGFGCVTKAQHKLDGKTYAVKIVKNMGEANREVKALATLEHSSIVRYYTTWPEDANWVDGGYSTESSVWSEISEDSDNYSDQGDGSTHVTKQSDLDLSETASEDQANHSMTDSSSRNGDWPCLFIQMQFCDGGTLKDWISKNTGRRKAMALEIFQQIVCGVEYIHSKELIHRDLKPENILFGSDGMVKIGDFGLVTTITTPSGASMYRTVNKGTPLYMSPEQKTGGKYDEKTDIFSLGLIWFELLWYMSTVSEKIKVFESLQTRTFPCAFREKFIFEHKLISKMLSESPANRQNAKEIAALLLGNQTGIPQNCMKCCRVVA, encoded by the exons TGATTATCAAGATATTTCCATCAGACTGACTGAAAGCTCCAG GTTTTCCAATGATTTCAAATTATTGAGTGTTCTGGGTGCAGGAGGCTTTGGGTGTGTCACTAAAGCCCAACACAAATTGGATGGAAAAACGTACGCTGTGAAGATTGTGAAGAATATGGG AGAAGCAAATCGTGAAGTGAAAGCACTGGCTACCTTGGAACATTCTAGCATTGTTCGCTACTATACGACTTGGCCTGAGGATGCCAATTGGGTCGATGGAGGCTACAGCACAGA GTCGTCAGTCTGGTCTGAAATCTCAGAAGACTCTGACAATTATTCAGACCAGGGAGATGGATCTACACATGTAACAAAGCAATCCGATTTAGACCTGTCTGAAACAGCCAGCGAAGATCAAGCAAACCACTCAATGACCGATTCCAGCTCAAG AAATGGGGACTGGCCTTGTTTGTTCATTCAGATGCAGTTCTGTGACGGAGGGACGCTGAAGGACTGGATTAGCAAGAATACGGGTAGAAGGAAGGCCATGGCACTTGAAATATTTCAGCAAATAGTTTGTGGAGTGGAATACATCCACTCTAAAGAACTTATTCACAGAGACTTAAAG CCAGAGAACATATTGTTTGGAAGTGATGGCATGGTGAAGATTGGAGACTTTGGTCTTGTGACCACGATCACCACTCCGAGTGGAGCATCAATGTACAGGACTGTCAACAAAGGAACACCATTATACATGAGCCCTGAGCAG AAGACTGGGGGGAAATATGATGAGAAAACGGATATATTCTCTCTGGGACTGATATGGTTTGAACTCCTGTGGTACATGTCCACTGTCTCAGAGAAGATCAAG GTGTTCGAGAGCCTGCAGACAAGGACATTTCCTTGTGCCTTCCGTGAGAAGTTTATCTTCGAG CATAAACTCATCAGTAAAATGCTGTCAGAGTCGCCTGCAAACCGACAAAACGCCAAAGAGATTGCTGCGCTCCTGCTCGGAAACCAAACTGGAATACCACAGAACTGTATGAAATGTTGTAGGGTAGTGGCTTGA
- the LOC106595807 gene encoding interferon-induced, double-stranded RNA-activated protein kinase isoform X3: MTNVKKMLSNVIKEANREVKALATLEHSSIVRYYTTWPEDANWVDGGYSTESSVWSEISEDSDNYSDQGDGSTHVTKQSDLDLSETASEDQANHSMTDSSSRNGDWPCLFIQMQFCDGGTLKDWISKNTGRRKAMALEIFQQIVCGVEYIHSKELIHRDLKPENILFGSDGMVKIGDFGLVTTITTPSGASMYRTVNKGTPLYMSPEQKTGGKYDEKTDIFSLGLIWFELLWYMSTVSEKIKVFESLQTRTFPCAFREKFIFEHKLISKMLSESPANRQNAKEIAALLLGNQTGIPQNCMKCCRVVA, encoded by the exons atgacaaatgttaagaaaatgttgagcaatgtaataaa AGAAGCAAATCGTGAAGTGAAAGCACTGGCTACCTTGGAACATTCTAGCATTGTTCGCTACTATACGACTTGGCCTGAGGATGCCAATTGGGTCGATGGAGGCTACAGCACAGA GTCGTCAGTCTGGTCTGAAATCTCAGAAGACTCTGACAATTATTCAGACCAGGGAGATGGATCTACACATGTAACAAAGCAATCCGATTTAGACCTGTCTGAAACAGCCAGCGAAGATCAAGCAAACCACTCAATGACCGATTCCAGCTCAAG AAATGGGGACTGGCCTTGTTTGTTCATTCAGATGCAGTTCTGTGACGGAGGGACGCTGAAGGACTGGATTAGCAAGAATACGGGTAGAAGGAAGGCCATGGCACTTGAAATATTTCAGCAAATAGTTTGTGGAGTGGAATACATCCACTCTAAAGAACTTATTCACAGAGACTTAAAG CCAGAGAACATATTGTTTGGAAGTGATGGCATGGTGAAGATTGGAGACTTTGGTCTTGTGACCACGATCACCACTCCGAGTGGAGCATCAATGTACAGGACTGTCAACAAAGGAACACCATTATACATGAGCCCTGAGCAG AAGACTGGGGGGAAATATGATGAGAAAACGGATATATTCTCTCTGGGACTGATATGGTTTGAACTCCTGTGGTACATGTCCACTGTCTCAGAGAAGATCAAG GTGTTCGAGAGCCTGCAGACAAGGACATTTCCTTGTGCCTTCCGTGAGAAGTTTATCTTCGAG CATAAACTCATCAGTAAAATGCTGTCAGAGTCGCCTGCAAACCGACAAAACGCCAAAGAGATTGCTGCGCTCCTGCTCGGAAACCAAACTGGAATACCACAGAACTGTATGAAATGTTGTAGGGTAGTGGCTTGA